A genomic window from Methanobacterium sp. BRmetb2 includes:
- a CDS encoding energy-converting hydrogenase A subunit D EhaD has product MYPLLELVNLTTISAVVMLIGAIGIILLPKPIDKVIMFALLQGGFIGIIAAAKYLDVAMAAAIFDPISTVILLIAIIKINEVREKKKSQEEGNLA; this is encoded by the coding sequence ATGTATCCCCTACTAGAGTTGGTAAATTTAACCACAATATCTGCAGTCGTAATGCTGATAGGAGCAATTGGTATTATATTGCTTCCCAAACCCATTGATAAAGTTATTATGTTTGCATTACTTCAAGGAGGATTTATTGGTATAATTGCTGCAGCTAAATATTTAGATGTTGCAATGGCTGCAGCCATATTTGACCCCATATCAACAGTTATTCTCTTAATAGCTATAATCAAAATTAATGAAGTAAGAGAGAAAAAAAAATCCCAGGAGGAAGGGAATCTTGCTTGA
- a CDS encoding DUF788 domain-containing protein, with product MKTLYIASYLMFIISLVSIAYALIFNPPSWIVYGISIVFIPVAILSFGLISMAKIKEEEEDERRDEPFIGY from the coding sequence ATGAAAACACTGTATATTGCAAGTTATTTGATGTTTATTATATCTCTGGTAAGCATAGCATATGCTTTAATATTTAACCCTCCCAGCTGGATAGTTTATGGAATATCCATAGTTTTCATACCAGTGGCCATTTTATCTTTTGGATTGATAAGTATGGCTAAGATCAAAGAAGAAGAGGAAGATGAAAGAAGAGATGAACCCTTCATTGGTTATTAA
- a CDS encoding NADH-ubiquinone oxidoreductase, whose amino-acid sequence MNLMANILLNVIIAFLVGSILFGYQRKIMARIQTRPGPPIIQHLLHTLKFYIKESTFPKTAAMPFYVAIASMLCAIWVSAVIVGPVLEGSLLLIFAIYALHKIVEHNAGSSSGSPYGKLSCVRAVFSAAAEVPLFAVLIIIYLKTGTMVIGDIVNYQTLNGPLIYAIPLAAAMFFVLILSKAPYSPFAITKGKDIISGYETEHFGVLRGYLMISESIAWYMLLWVFLTVFIGGLGPIGYLIGMVAISTVVAFINATTPILNPNHSIMMQVTFAFIGIVGSIILMLI is encoded by the coding sequence ATGAACCTAATGGCAAATATCCTGTTAAACGTTATCATTGCATTTCTGGTGGGAAGTATACTATTTGGATACCAGAGAAAAATAATGGCAAGAATTCAGACCAGACCAGGCCCACCCATAATTCAGCATTTACTTCACACACTCAAATTTTATATTAAAGAGTCTACATTCCCAAAAACAGCTGCAATGCCTTTCTATGTTGCTATTGCCAGTATGTTATGTGCTATATGGGTCAGCGCTGTTATTGTAGGCCCGGTTCTTGAAGGATCACTGCTCTTAATATTTGCCATATATGCTCTGCACAAAATTGTGGAACACAATGCTGGTTCATCATCAGGATCTCCTTATGGTAAGTTAAGCTGTGTTAGAGCAGTTTTCTCTGCAGCTGCCGAGGTACCGTTATTTGCAGTTCTAATTATAATTTACCTTAAAACTGGAACAATGGTTATAGGTGACATTGTTAACTACCAAACCCTTAACGGCCCCTTAATATATGCTATTCCACTGGCTGCGGCCATGTTCTTTGTGCTGATTCTATCAAAGGCACCTTACTCCCCTTTTGCTATCACCAAAGGAAAAGACATTATATCTGGATACGAAACAGAGCACTTTGGAGTATTAAGAGGGTACCTTATGATATCAGAATCTATTGCATGGTACATGCTCCTCTGGGTATTTTTAACAGTATTTATTGGTGGTTTAGGTCCAATAGGTTATTTAATAGGTATGGTTGCGATAAGTACAGTTGTGGCCTTTATTAATGCTACCACCCCAATTTTAAACCCTAATCATTCCATAATGATGCAGGTTACCTTTGCCTTTATTGGAATAGTTGGTTCAATAATTTTAATGTTAATATAA
- a CDS encoding hydrogenase, translating to MEEEKDTIFMMALVAAGVILVSGLAGLLQWFIVIPVTIAGFLLTLLIGTLYREGSIKLSENLEKWAMIIILAMIIFSFIILYKPA from the coding sequence ATGGAAGAAGAAAAAGACACAATATTTATGATGGCCCTGGTAGCTGCAGGTGTAATACTTGTAAGTGGACTTGCAGGATTGCTGCAGTGGTTTATAGTAATTCCAGTGACCATAGCCGGTTTTTTATTAACCCTCTTAATTGGAACCCTATATCGAGAAGGTTCAATTAAACTCTCAGAAAACCTGGAAAAATGGGCCATGATAATTATACTGGCGATGATCATATTTTCATTCATAATACTTTACAAACCAGCATAA
- a CDS encoding NiFe hydrogenase has protein sequence MDQTIYLVYILSFVLGSIVGLLFSYKKYKLPFVSEKFDVIAVILSIIGWFLFLNSPLVTLIPSYISITIGLFLVALVLGMRPGYGRYETLTGFIISVLIWIMRTVLL, from the coding sequence ATGGATCAAACGATTTATTTAGTTTACATACTATCATTTGTATTAGGTTCCATAGTGGGCCTGCTATTCAGCTATAAAAAGTACAAGTTACCATTTGTAAGTGAGAAATTTGATGTAATTGCCGTAATTTTATCGATAATTGGTTGGTTTTTATTTTTAAACAGCCCACTTGTAACATTAATTCCGTCATACATCTCCATAACTATAGGTTTATTCTTAGTGGCTCTGGTACTGGGTATGAGACCAGGATATGGAAGATATGAAACCCTTACTGGATTTATCATATCTGTATTAATATGGATAATGAGGACGGTGCTCCTATGA
- a CDS encoding NiFe hydrogenase has protein sequence MKSDKIDKDELLLRVMKERIIRSYKWHDDVVIPFAKEFEIEPEQLEEILMKRMDMSSLEALHARFEQSQSICLKEKIHADLRLCWLSDIMGVISTEESDQIKNDIAKEILNGKSYQKAIEDGRKELLEYLMR, from the coding sequence ATGAAATCTGATAAAATTGATAAAGATGAATTATTACTCAGAGTAATGAAAGAGAGGATTATAAGAAGTTATAAATGGCATGATGATGTAGTTATTCCCTTTGCTAAGGAATTCGAAATCGAACCAGAGCAATTAGAGGAAATACTCATGAAAAGGATGGATATGTCCAGCTTAGAGGCACTACATGCTAGATTTGAACAATCTCAATCCATCTGCCTTAAAGAAAAAATTCATGCCGATTTAAGATTATGCTGGCTTTCCGATATTATGGGAGTAATATCAACTGAGGAATCAGACCAGATAAAAAATGATATTGCCAAAGAAATTTTAAATGGTAAATCTTACCAAAAAGCCATAGAAGATGGTAGAAAAGAATTATTAGAATACTTGATGAGGTAA
- a CDS encoding ferredoxin codes for MSSVIWYLYEFARKSWAEKFAGAATDPEIVETPDRFRDFPQVFPEYCISCGACTAACPAPAAIKLVRSEDTAEEEGSAYPVINTRGCIRCGFCAEVCPTEPKALTCGENHLIREEFTILPVAKSYIIDDYLCIRCKKCQKTCPVDCISEVDNKMEIDQAKCISCGECEKVCPVKGALKDISITNIEEQKEIINLTVNTLEERIESERETITKLAPEKLFKIEVPLDEILEKSRQIIPDDDLIMETIEKITDRLKMRIITWDDDKCKHCRLCVDECPTGAIKYNREKDVVERDTKKCIRCSTCYQTCPFGVAGYYVAKFLLDTSETGAEEILITLKPAQLPIRG; via the coding sequence ATGTCTTCAGTAATATGGTATTTATATGAATTTGCAAGAAAATCCTGGGCTGAAAAATTTGCAGGAGCAGCGACCGACCCTGAAATAGTGGAAACACCTGATAGATTCAGGGACTTTCCTCAAGTCTTTCCAGAGTATTGTATATCATGCGGTGCATGTACAGCAGCATGTCCTGCGCCTGCAGCAATCAAACTGGTTAGATCTGAGGATACTGCCGAAGAAGAAGGATCAGCATATCCCGTAATTAACACAAGAGGATGTATTAGATGTGGTTTCTGTGCAGAAGTCTGTCCCACTGAACCTAAAGCCCTGACCTGCGGAGAGAATCATCTTATAAGAGAAGAATTTACAATTTTACCAGTGGCTAAAAGCTATATTATAGATGATTACCTGTGTATCCGGTGCAAAAAATGCCAAAAAACATGTCCAGTTGATTGTATTAGTGAAGTAGATAATAAAATGGAAATTGATCAGGCCAAGTGCATTTCCTGTGGAGAATGTGAAAAAGTATGTCCTGTTAAAGGAGCTTTAAAAGACATTTCCATCACCAATATTGAGGAACAAAAAGAGATCATCAATTTAACGGTTAATACCTTAGAAGAACGTATTGAATCTGAAAGAGAAACAATAACCAAGTTGGCACCTGAAAAATTGTTCAAGATCGAAGTGCCGCTAGACGAAATACTGGAAAAATCACGACAGATTATACCAGACGATGATCTGATCATGGAGACAATCGAAAAGATAACAGATAGATTGAAGATGAGAATCATAACCTGGGATGATGATAAATGTAAACATTGCCGGTTATGTGTTGATGAATGTCCCACTGGAGCCATTAAATATAATCGAGAAAAGGACGTTGTGGAGCGGGACACTAAAAAATGTATAAGATGCAGTACCTGTTACCAGACCTGTCCATTTGGTGTAGCTGGTTATTATGTGGCAAAATTCTTATTAGACACATCCGAAACCGGCGCAGAAGAAATTTTAATCACTTTAAAACCTGCACAACTACCCATCAGGGGTTGA
- a CDS encoding ferredoxin — MTVKSKKLHKPLRDVEVVYEIDRSKCEICKDRPCLKSCPVDAVHEIPPNKDIEIDDKCFGCVLCREACPYDAIKMETTLAEPIRENVPNINPKLCRRCGACVNACRTGAIQLISSGHEEAHSVIDEDKCVRCGYCARVCPTEAIKYGEILPRSVVGGKAVVVDQKDCIGCMTCTRVCPSRGAINIGKVSKLPYIDPSYCARCEECMDVCPSAAIKYSSRKRAYENFSKLKTMEIVSEILEKDANKLANDAKKINNILNKIARDISFNRTEEEFEIDVTNRIKDELKTFVDRELEIDDIGEIIERTSPKREIAVLEDECIGCSKCIGECPVECIELEMPSPVHIGNECVYCGKCVETCPVDAISLKEEYFKTSNGNILFIRKKLHEPRMGSVAYDAETCQSCGICVNKCPVNALTLENDKIIVDSNKCIVCGECESICPVNAIKIKLNED, encoded by the coding sequence ATTACTGTTAAAAGCAAAAAGTTACATAAACCTTTAAGGGACGTGGAAGTGGTCTATGAAATAGATCGCAGCAAATGTGAAATATGTAAAGACAGACCATGTCTTAAATCATGTCCAGTAGATGCTGTACACGAAATACCACCCAACAAAGACATTGAAATTGATGATAAATGTTTTGGATGTGTTTTATGTCGTGAAGCCTGCCCTTATGATGCTATAAAAATGGAAACAACTTTAGCAGAACCAATAAGAGAAAATGTTCCTAACATTAATCCTAAACTGTGCCGGCGATGTGGAGCATGTGTAAACGCCTGCCGGACTGGTGCTATCCAACTAATATCCTCTGGTCATGAAGAAGCCCACAGTGTCATTGACGAGGACAAATGTGTCCGTTGTGGATACTGTGCCAGGGTATGTCCCACTGAAGCCATTAAATATGGTGAAATATTGCCTCGATCAGTTGTTGGTGGAAAGGCTGTAGTAGTGGATCAAAAAGATTGTATTGGATGTATGACCTGCACCAGAGTTTGTCCATCTCGCGGAGCAATAAATATAGGAAAGGTAAGCAAATTACCCTACATTGATCCTTCTTACTGTGCCCGGTGCGAGGAATGTATGGATGTGTGTCCGTCTGCTGCCATAAAATACTCGTCACGGAAAAGAGCATACGAAAATTTCAGTAAACTAAAAACCATGGAAATTGTCTCTGAAATCCTGGAAAAGGATGCCAACAAACTTGCCAATGACGCAAAAAAAATTAATAATATTCTAAATAAAATTGCCAGAGATATCAGTTTCAACCGTACGGAAGAAGAATTTGAAATTGATGTAACCAATAGAATAAAGGATGAATTAAAAACTTTTGTTGATCGGGAACTTGAAATTGATGATATTGGAGAAATTATTGAAAGAACTTCCCCTAAAAGAGAAATAGCAGTTCTGGAAGATGAATGTATTGGCTGTAGTAAATGTATAGGAGAATGTCCAGTAGAATGTATTGAACTGGAAATGCCATCTCCAGTACACATTGGTAACGAATGTGTATACTGCGGAAAATGCGTGGAAACCTGCCCAGTTGATGCCATATCTCTCAAGGAAGAATACTTCAAAACCAGTAATGGGAACATATTATTTATAAGAAAAAAACTCCATGAACCAAGAATGGGTAGCGTGGCATATGACGCTGAAACCTGCCAATCATGCGGTATATGTGTAAATAAATGTCCAGTAAATGCTCTAACATTAGAAAACGATAAAATAATAGTCGATTCTAATAAATGTATTGTATGTGGAGAATGTGAATCAATATGTCCAGTTAATGCTATAAAAATAAAATTAAATGAAGATTAA